The following nucleotide sequence is from Dehalococcoidia bacterium.
CCCCGTCGCTCACCGGGCAGGCATCGGCCAGGCGCAGCCCGCGCAGCAACGTGTAGCGCGCCGTCCACGGCCCGACGCCGTGCAGCGCCGTCAGCTCGCGCTCCGCCTCGTCAAGCGGCAGGGCGGCGAGCCGTTCGAGCTTCAGGGCGCCGCCGGCCACCAGGCCGGCGACGTGTACGATCGTCGCGGCCTTGCGGCGGCCGAGGCCCAGCGCCGCCAGTTCGTCCGGATTCTGCGCAGCCAGGACCCGGGCGGTTGGAAACGCCCAAAACACCGTGCCGTCGATCTCGGCAGGCGCGCCGCAGCGCTGCACCAGCGCTGCCTTCAGGCGGAAGGCGACGTGCAGGCTGATCTGCTGGCCCAGCACGGCCCAGACGAACGCCTCGAACGGCGCCGGCGTGCTGATCAGGCGCAGACCGGCGAAGCGCCGCACAAGGCCGGCGAGTGCCGCATCGCCCGCCGCCGCGTCACGAAAGTC
It contains:
- a CDS encoding AlkA N-terminal domain-containing protein; protein product: MGCAARPLRLSPRQPYAFDHALTYFNRRAGELVDRADLGCYRRLFALPDGLLLAELRPGEAGSLVLTVRGVAGGHQPCEADVQAVAATLTRTLGLEDDLADFRDAAAGDAALAGLVRRFAGLRLISTPAPFEAFVWAVLGQQISLHVAFRLKAALVQRCGAPAEIDGTVFWAFPTARVLAAQNPDELAALGLGRRKAATIVHVAGLVAGGALKLERLAALPLDEAERELTALHGVGPWTARYTLLRGLRLADACPVSDGGLMAACGSLYDLGRKATSAEVEAFSERWRPYRGYAAYYLWFMLARMGRGDG